The following is a genomic window from Labeo rohita strain BAU-BD-2019 chromosome 11, IGBB_LRoh.1.0, whole genome shotgun sequence.
GACAACTCCAgactaaaacatttaattacagatgaacattatttaaacccattatcataattaaaaaatatctatatctatatctatatctatatatataggAGTGGTCgtaagtttacacacaccttgcagaatctgcaatagGTTTATCATTATCATGGttattctttcttctgtgaaacatgtaagtattttttgtagcttctgaaggactgtactaaatggaaaaaaaagatctttaaacaaaataagaaaaatgtacacattgtCATCCTGTTGTCATGATCcttcatattttgttaaaatcaacattttgcagattctgcaagttgtTTGTAAAGTTATGACCACAACTGTATATGGAGCCTGGCAAAAGTATCTAGACCCAGTGAAAAAggttttggtaacactttataatagggttttgttaacattagtcaaccacattagttaacaaactaacaatgaaaatacttatatattattaatcttagttcattCCAACATTTACTAAGGCATTATTAAAAGTTGTATctattaatgtatattaatttcaatattaatattaacatgaacatatattaatattaaaattattaataatatacatcTAATGAACCTGGGCTAACATGGACTAACAATTAATAGTTgggatgaataaatactgtgacaaatgtattgttcattgttagtttagtttagtgggttagttcactcaaaaatgaaaattagcccattatttactcactctccaggcatcctaggtgtaaatgacttccttctttcagacgaatgtaatcacaattatattaaaaattatcctggcacttggAGAAAagtatccatatttaaaacgtaagaatcacattaatctagcttgcaccaACTGCTCGTACATGGAAGCGCTTCTAGGCAGATGATGTAGGACGTCAAGGACGTGGAGAAAGGAAAACAAAGCACCGGTCCTgaattagaagttcaaaatgagGATTTCGATgtaaaccaagaggagactggttttcctttgatAAAGTAAGGAAAcattgcttcctttgctcctgtggTTTAACTTTGGTTTTACGAGTCTTACAGGCACATGCGCAATGTcgacgtcctacgtcatctgccTGGAGCTGTTTCTGTGTACGACTGTTAGCaaaagctagattaaagtgaatATTAAGTTTtagatatgatttttttttcttacaaaaacccatcgattcgctacagaaggcttttattcaccccctgttgccgtgaggcactttttattatggatgcatgctctttattggacttgttttagaatgatgaagagaaacacaatAGAAATGCctggataatttttaatgtaactccgaTTTAGGAAAGAAGGAagccatatacacctaggatgcctggagggtgagtacataatgggctaatttttatttttgggtgaataaaCTCTTTAATGCATTACATATGGTTGACAACtggaaaccttattgtaaagttttaccaatgttttttcaaaattacaAATGACCCTCCAAACAAAGAACTCATGAACAACgatcacaaaacattaaaacagtcaTATATCATCCAGGAAACAACACAGAGTATTAAgattcaagggtatgtaaacttttgtatattatgatataataatcaataaattgcttatttgtaaatattaggCTTAGATGTGCATTTGGggacatataaataaaatcctCATTCAATGCCTTTGGCCTTCAACTCATCCTTCACTCTCTTCAGGTAGTCAGGGTCTGGATAGCCATAActgtgaacagaaaaaaaaaaaaaaaaaaagaagaaatatacAAGTTCAGATACAccattttatttacatgaaatcccaaaataaatatattattatataaatatattactaatTTTGTAGGACATGATGGACAAGTGAATGCTTAATGAACTCATACCATTGAGGTCCACCAGATATATTGGTCTTATGATGAATGTCATTCCAGGTGACAGCATTCTCTACACCTGAAGTTGTAGAGGTCCCAACAGTAAAGATCAATTTCTGATCAAAAGCCCTCCGCAGCAGTGCAAGTACTTCATTTCCTTCATGATTGTCAGGCAAGTATGCATAACGCACTGCCCCATGAAAAGGCTTTCCCGGGTTTGGATGCTTcttctaaaaaatgtatacagatTATGTATTACTGTACCATAACcttaaacaaaactataataataataataataataataataataataataataaaggacCTACAAGGAGGTCACAGATACAGACAAACATCTGGTTTATAAATAACATGTAATTGTGAGAAGTGTACAATCGATTTATCGTTTCattgtttttctgcattttgtgTCCAATTCTGCTCCCGGAGGGCCAATTTTAGCAAAGTTTAGCTTAAACCTGCTCCAGCAGActtgctttaaattattattcttaaattataattgtagcagtcctgaagaccttgattagttggttcaggtgtggttttggagctgaactctgtagGACAGTGACCCTCTAGGAACAGGATTGGACACTCCTACTCTACAGTTGTGTTATAAAGCTCAGGGGCCTCATTTATAAAACTTACCATAGATTTCTGCCTTAAAGTGTAAAAGTTTGTGTACGCACAAAAGTTTTCAGATTTATAAAACCAATCGTatgccagaacctgtgcaaAAATACGTTTATAAATCCCAATCAGGCGAAGATCGTGCGTACGTGTATCTCCACTCTGTCTTCTTCCCGAAATCACCATATATGGAGCTTACAACGCCTTGTTTTACTAGGCATAACCTCATCTGCATATCATTTCCATGCATATTTCCATCCATgtaacatgtttaacactgtcaAAGGTAGGACAATATGAGATATGGACTATAAATGCTATTTGTGTCATATACATTACATTGCTAAAATCGAAGTAAGGTGGTCATCATTTATCCTTGTTCttgctaaaaatattttctcataATGTATGAAGCGCATCCACTACAAATAGGTCTCAGTTCATATAATTTGTAACTGCTGCATAATGACTTTATGTAATCTCAGTGTTTATCTCTTATCTATTATCTAAatgtttatatcaaaattaaaacagagtTTAAAATCAGTCATTTCAGAGTTTAAAATGCTTCATCGTTTTTCTTACTGCAGTAAAAGCGTGCAAACGCACGGGTCAGAGTTTTCGTGAAGGTGCGGAAATTTTTCTGtcaagtttgtttttataaatccaaTCTGTTGCGTAGAAAGTGGCatgttttgtgtgtatacaATGGTTATGAATGAGGCCCCAGGTCTTTAAGCCTAGAGGAATTGTTCATTGGGATCACACAATCTGTAAAGATTTTGCAAAGTGctttgagtttatatattgtgattttattattattattgcaatcaCAAGTCAATCAACTTTACATATTCTTACCGTCTGAATACCATTGGGTATGCTGTATATGATTTCAATAGTGCCACATTGTGGATATCCAGGGAGACTCAGTCTCATTTGTCTTACATCCATTGCTCCATTTGGTTGGTTCCCCTCCATTTTCCCAAACACTTCCTTACACACAGGACAGATGGGTCCCAGACTCTCCACTGACATCCTTATACATTCCCCACAGAATTCATGCCCACATTTTAGTTTTCCTTTGTTGGTGAAACTGTCCATGCAAATAATACATGTCTCCTCCTCAGCATGAGCACCTTTACTGTCATTTCTAGAATTTCCTTCTGATTCTTCACTAAATCCCGTAACTGCTTCACTTTGACTCCTCAAATGTACTCTCTCATCCCATGCTGCTCCACTCACTGCTCCTGGTTCATAACCAGGCGTCTGATTCCATTTGATTCCTCTTACATGAGGGATGTCACCTGAATATCCAATCAATTTCTTCATCTCATTATTAAACACCTTCATCTGAAGTTTCTTCTCAATATCAGCAATGGCAGGACCGAGATGTTCTGGCAGTCCAACAAGCTTCCAGGAACTGAATACATCTGTTGCAACAACACAATAATGCTGCTGCTGAAGTTTCTCTACCATTGGAGCAACAAGAGTTTCATATGTGGGTTTTGTGAGTTTACAGCTGACAGTGGCTGAAGCAAGTTTCTGGTAAAGATGTGTTAAAGCTCTGATGGCATGACTTTCAAGACTAATATATTGACCTTCTTTGGATCGGGCTTGAACCTTAATGGTTAAACTGCTCTGCAGGTTTTCTTTCTGAAATGACACTCCATACTTTGTTTCAAGCTGTGATATTTGTTCCGTGTAAGTAAGATTCATCAAATCCCAATGAGCCTTGCTCATCTCAAGGTGAGAAGGAAGGTCCTCAGTGTCCATGTCCAATGAAGACTTGCTTTGTGGAGAAATGTTGTTGTCTACATCTATTTGACTTTCATCGAGTTTGCTTTCCAGTCTCGTTGTCCCCACCTCTCTTTTAATCATTTCTATTAGTTTCCTTGGTCCAAAGAACATGCAATTATTGGCAGACCTGGTCAACATAATCTTTGTCTTCTCTGAATGGATGTTACGCAGAGTCTCTTTCACAATAGTTGAGTCCATGTCATTATGACTGATGTCAACATAACTAAAATCATCCACACATTTACTGATAAGTTTCTGAAAATCATCAGAGGCTTTAGACACACAATCAGGGCTTGAGCCTTTGGTTGGACTGATTGAGACTGACACATCTGAATCAATTGAGACTCCATGCTGTTTCTCAATTTGCTCCACCTCCTTTCTGTAAATATGATGAAAGTACCAGAACTGAAAGAGGGGGACATTGAGTCCAGCTGCCATCTGAGCTGTGCTCTTAGCTTCATTTGGAGCAAAATTTGCTGCAGGAACATCTCCACCATTGTTTGTGTCATCAGATTCTGCATAAGTCACATGCGTAGAATTCCTAATCTGGGAACATTTCATAGGATTTAATTTAAGGATATGATGCccacagaaatatttaaaataagtgaacTAAACTGTCAAATTATTGTTACATAAGTCATAAACCAGATTTTACTATCAGtattggggaaagttacttttaaaagtaatgtgttacaatattgagttactccctaaaaaagtaactaattacattacttagttactttttatggaaagtaatgcatttgtttgtttttaatataaaaaggcaaatgtaaaagcctttttacaccaaaagcctcaggctttgagaaaagtaaattcatgtctcTACAGTAgaattcagaagaaaaaaatttcaactcttcagcaataaaaacgAATGTTAGATTatattgagtaatttttgcttattagtatggtaaTTATTGCAGGATTGCTTCATTTTCTGagttaaattttactgtttttattcattttacggaatactgaatctgttttttgtgagtgagatgaattaatgcatgttcacatttattctacaACTAACTTCTttctcccgatttctctcaacatggggacagaagAGCTTTTAActaataaatggggggaaaagtaactggcgttactttaaaaaaaaaaaaaaacagatattttcttgtcagttaaaaagtaatgcgttattttactagttacttggaaaaagtcataatattgcgtaactcgcgttacttgtaatgcgttacccccaacactgtttactATATTACTAAAAGGCTGATTAGAAAGAGCTTAAAAGAGATCAGTGTGTATTCTAGTAGGCAGGGCCATTCTTTTTGCTTATGCTGAGTTCTCTCCAGGGATGAATCTACTGGGGTGACATAGTTGCGACCCTAAGAAAAGCATTGCCATCTTATTACCTCAGTATTTTGAATCCCAGTGTATAAAATacagggtacaacggggctaaaggcgccccggggtaaaaggcaccttttatattattttcctctaaaccactagatggcagaaaatgtggcatagcactttccaaaacatacGGTTTTCAGCATACACATGCAAAATTGGCTGATCTTGACACGATCACGAGCATCAGCGCAAAGCCGATTCCgtgcttgatctaatatttgatgtttttaaaaatgttgtagatttatgtagcaaatgagaatcgctaaaattatTCAGTACATCTTGAGACTTcaaggtcttcttaatgattttcagttttaagataattaaaacaacagtttttaaataacgaaagagtgtgtaaaagtatggtatttggggtataaagtgcccctgctgttggggctaaaaggcacaatacttaacataataattaatagaaggctgacttttccatttgttgacatgacatttttagattcagatggtaaatatcatatattatgttgggtgtccatcttagagatcatcaccatgtttagaatgaaaccatcatatttaaaaacatgctattaatattaaaatatcatttgttgttactattgtattaaattattttattatattaaattattatgggatctcaTTCAAAGCTGTCagaatctttatattttaaaatgattttgtttctgtattttaaaatatttgttttatattaacatattttattgacagtatatttattgaacaaaagataacttactttatttatcaaaataagcagaaaatagtacaaactttgctaaagtgattgtgttgaacaagtattaacttatttaactaaacattatt
Proteins encoded in this region:
- the dtx3lb.2 gene encoding uncharacterized protein dtx3lb.2 isoform X4, translated to MSEEPMEVTQTAYQQTNLSTGTDQDMVDVSQGSNDQAQSSLSSTDPHLMQNNFLLSNTDLHAAGPGGQTSDPPPNDITLQNTDLYTARPGGQTSSQPPNDTTLQNTQVLTAQMTQSGHFFNSQQALSSSSSDSQQNHQFSNAQYYSLPVVTQPTSISKQDSPVMGHNKALSSSSSDSQQNHQFSNAQDYNAEGGDTQDSRQHLDQKNIENITTDQTNKSDSQAGKDSDHMKHQNSTTDQTNKAGSQAGKNLHASSAEGQDSISSLDKQMPQDIEMIKRNKSDSQPEKDACKNGDVNTTQSQPQDPQDVTTFKIKVTWPEHFSEIRGTKLQMALQSWFSKNVSVKVSIEKIKLMKDPHWAEVQITPPTALETLKKHKTASLNFKHENMDVTAQIYTDEAHSGTVSQNTFKPDKNRIPSSQIRNSTHVTYAESDDTNNGGDVPAANFAPNEAKSTAQMAAGLNVPLFQFWYFHHIYRKEVEQIEKQHGVSIDSDVSVSISPTKGSSPDCVSKASDDFQKLISKCVDDFSYVDISHNDMDSTIVKETLRNIHSEKTKIMLTRSANNCMFFGPRKLIEMIKREVGTTRLESKLDESQIDVDNNISPQSKSSLDMDTEDLPSHLEMSKAHWDLMNLTYTEQISQLETKYGVSFQKENLQSSLTIKVQARSKEGQYISLESHAIRALTHLYQKLASATVSCKLTKPTYETLVAPMVEKLQQQHYCVVATDVFSSWKLVGLPEHLGPAIADIEKKLQMKVFNNEMKKLIGYSGDIPHVRGIKWNQTPGYEPGAVSGAAWDERVHLRSQSEAVTGFSEESEGNSRNDSKGAHAEEETCIICMDSFTNKGKLKCGHEFCGECIRMSVESLGPICPVCKEVFGKMEGNQPNGAMDVRQMRLSLPGYPQCGTIEIIYSIPNGIQTKKHPNPGKPFHGAVRYAYLPDNHEGNEVLALLRRAFDQKLIFTVGTSTTSGVENAVTWNDIHHKTNISGGPQCYGYPDPDYLKRVKDELKAKGIE
- the dtx3lb.2 gene encoding E3 ubiquitin-protein ligase DTX3L isoform X11; protein product: MSEEPMEVTQTAYQQTNLSTGTDQDMVDVSQGSNDQAQSSLSSTDPHLMQNNFLLSNTDLHAAGPGGQTSDPPPNDITLQNTDLYTARPGGQTSSQPPNDTTLQNTQVLTAQMTQSGHFFNSQQALSSSSSDSQQNHQFSNAQYYSLPVVTQPTSISKQDSPVMGHNKQALSSSSSDSQQNHQFSNAQDSDHMKHQNSTTDQTNKAGSQAGKNLHASSAEGQDSISSLDKQMPQDIEMIKRNKSDSQPEKDACKNGDVNTTQSQPQDPQDVTTFKIKVTWPEHFSEIRGTKLQMALQSWFSKNVSVKVSIEKIKLMKDPHWAEVQITPPTALETLKKHKTASLNFKHENMDVTAQIYTDEAHSGTVSQNTFKPDKNRIPSSQIRNSTHVTYAESDDTNNGGDVPAANFAPNEAKSTAQMAAGLNVPLFQFWYFHHIYRKEVEQIEKQHGVSIDSDVSVSISPTKGSSPDCVSKASDDFQKLISKCVDDFSYVDISHNDMDSTIVKETLRNIHSEKTKIMLTRSANNCMFFGPRKLIEMIKREVGTTRLESKLDESQIDVDNNISPQSKSSLDMDTEDLPSHLEMSKAHWDLMNLTYTEQISQLETKYGVSFQKENLQSSLTIKVQARSKEGQYISLESHAIRALTHLYQKLASATVSCKLTKPTYETLVAPMVEKLQQQHYCVVATDVFSSWKLVGLPEHLGPAIADIEKKLQMKVFNNEMKKLIGYSGDIPHVRGIKWNQTPGYEPGAVSGAAWDERVHLRSQSEAVTGFSEESEGNSRNDSKGAHAEEETCIICMDSFTNKGKLKCGHEFCGECIRMSVESLGPICPVCKEVFGKMEGNQPNGAMDVRQMRLSLPGYPQCGTIEIIYSIPNGIQTKKHPNPGKPFHGAVRYAYLPDNHEGNEVLALLRRAFDQKLIFTVGTSTTSGVENAVTWNDIHHKTNISGGPQCYGYPDPDYLKRVKDELKAKGIE
- the dtx3lb.2 gene encoding uncharacterized protein dtx3lb.2 isoform X1 — translated: MSEEPMEVTQTAYQQTNLSTGTDQDMVDVSQGSNDQAQSSLSSTDPHLMQNNFLLSNTDLHAAGPGGQTSDPPPNDITLQNTDLYTARPGGQTSSQPPNDTTLQNTQVLTAQMTQSGHFFNSQQALSSSSSDSQQNHQFSNAQYYSLPVVTQPTSISKQDSPVMGHNKQALSSSSSDSQQNHQFSNAQDYNAEGGDTQDSRQHLDQKNIENITTDQTNKSDSQAGKDSDHMKHQNSTTDQTNKAGSQAGKNLHASSAEGQDSISSLDKQMPQDIEMIKRNKSDSQPEKDACKNGDVNTTQSQPQDPQDVTTFKIKVTWPEHFSEIRGTKLQMALQSWFSKNVSVKVSIEKIKLMKDPHWAEVQITPPTALETLKKHKTASLNFKHENMDVTAQIYTDEAHSGTVSQNTFKPDKNRIPSSQIRNSTHVTYAESDDTNNGGDVPAANFAPNEAKSTAQMAAGLNVPLFQFWYFHHIYRKEVEQIEKQHGVSIDSDVSVSISPTKGSSPDCVSKASDDFQKLISKCVDDFSYVDISHNDMDSTIVKETLRNIHSEKTKIMLTRSANNCMFFGPRKLIEMIKREVGTTRLESKLDESQIDVDNNISPQSKSSLDMDTEDLPSHLEMSKAHWDLMNLTYTEQISQLETKYGVSFQKENLQSSLTIKVQARSKEGQYISLESHAIRALTHLYQKLASATVSCKLTKPTYETLVAPMVEKLQQQHYCVVATDVFSSWKLVGLPEHLGPAIADIEKKLQMKVFNNEMKKLIGYSGDIPHVRGIKWNQTPGYEPGAVSGAAWDERVHLRSQSEAVTGFSEESEGNSRNDSKGAHAEEETCIICMDSFTNKGKLKCGHEFCGECIRMSVESLGPICPVCKEVFGKMEGNQPNGAMDVRQMRLSLPGYPQCGTIEIIYSIPNGIQTKKHPNPGKPFHGAVRYAYLPDNHEGNEVLALLRRAFDQKLIFTVGTSTTSGVENAVTWNDIHHKTNISGGPQCYGYPDPDYLKRVKDELKAKGIE
- the dtx3lb.2 gene encoding E3 ubiquitin-protein ligase DTX3L isoform X26, whose amino-acid sequence is MSEEPMEVTQTAYQQTNLSTGTDQDMVDVSQGSNDQAQSSLSSTDPHLMQNNFLLSNTDLHAAGPGGQTSDPPPNDITLQNTDLYTARPGGQTSSQPPNDTTLQNTQVLTAQMTQSGHFFNSQQALSSSSSDSQQNHQFSNAQNLHASSAEGQDSISSLDKQMPQDIEMIKRNKSDSQPEKDACKNGDVNTTQSQPQDPQDVTTFKIKVTWPEHFSEIRGTKLQMALQSWFSKNVSVKVSIEKIKLMKDPHWAEVQITPPTALETLKKHKTASLNFKHENMDVTAQIYTDEAHSGTVSQNTFKPDKNRIPSSQIRNSTHVTYAESDDTNNGGDVPAANFAPNEAKSTAQMAAGLNVPLFQFWYFHHIYRKEVEQIEKQHGVSIDSDVSVSISPTKGSSPDCVSKASDDFQKLISKCVDDFSYVDISHNDMDSTIVKETLRNIHSEKTKIMLTRSANNCMFFGPRKLIEMIKREVGTTRLESKLDESQIDVDNNISPQSKSSLDMDTEDLPSHLEMSKAHWDLMNLTYTEQISQLETKYGVSFQKENLQSSLTIKVQARSKEGQYISLESHAIRALTHLYQKLASATVSCKLTKPTYETLVAPMVEKLQQQHYCVVATDVFSSWKLVGLPEHLGPAIADIEKKLQMKVFNNEMKKLIGYSGDIPHVRGIKWNQTPGYEPGAVSGAAWDERVHLRSQSEAVTGFSEESEGNSRNDSKGAHAEEETCIICMDSFTNKGKLKCGHEFCGECIRMSVESLGPICPVCKEVFGKMEGNQPNGAMDVRQMRLSLPGYPQCGTIEIIYSIPNGIQTKKHPNPGKPFHGAVRYAYLPDNHEGNEVLALLRRAFDQKLIFTVGTSTTSGVENAVTWNDIHHKTNISGGPQCYGYPDPDYLKRVKDELKAKGIE
- the dtx3lb.2 gene encoding E3 ubiquitin-protein ligase DTX3L isoform X22, with amino-acid sequence MSEEPMEVTQTAYQQTNLSTGTDQDMVDVSQGSNDQAQSSLSSTDPHLMQNNFLLSNTDLHAAGPGGQTSDPPPNDITLQNTDLYTARPGGQTSSQPPNDTTLQNTQVLTAQMTQSGHFFNSQQALSSSSSDSQQNHQFSNAQDSDHMKHQNSTTDQTNKAGSQAGKNLHASSAEGQDSISSLDKQMPQDIEMIKRNKSDSQPEKDACKNGDVNTTQSQPQDPQDVTTFKIKVTWPEHFSEIRGTKLQMALQSWFSKNVSVKVSIEKIKLMKDPHWAEVQITPPTALETLKKHKTASLNFKHENMDVTAQIYTDEAHSGTVSQNTFKPDKNRIPSSQIRNSTHVTYAESDDTNNGGDVPAANFAPNEAKSTAQMAAGLNVPLFQFWYFHHIYRKEVEQIEKQHGVSIDSDVSVSISPTKGSSPDCVSKASDDFQKLISKCVDDFSYVDISHNDMDSTIVKETLRNIHSEKTKIMLTRSANNCMFFGPRKLIEMIKREVGTTRLESKLDESQIDVDNNISPQSKSSLDMDTEDLPSHLEMSKAHWDLMNLTYTEQISQLETKYGVSFQKENLQSSLTIKVQARSKEGQYISLESHAIRALTHLYQKLASATVSCKLTKPTYETLVAPMVEKLQQQHYCVVATDVFSSWKLVGLPEHLGPAIADIEKKLQMKVFNNEMKKLIGYSGDIPHVRGIKWNQTPGYEPGAVSGAAWDERVHLRSQSEAVTGFSEESEGNSRNDSKGAHAEEETCIICMDSFTNKGKLKCGHEFCGECIRMSVESLGPICPVCKEVFGKMEGNQPNGAMDVRQMRLSLPGYPQCGTIEIIYSIPNGIQTKKHPNPGKPFHGAVRYAYLPDNHEGNEVLALLRRAFDQKLIFTVGTSTTSGVENAVTWNDIHHKTNISGGPQCYGYPDPDYLKRVKDELKAKGIE
- the dtx3lb.2 gene encoding E3 ubiquitin-protein ligase DTX3L isoform X6, translating into MSEEPMEVTQTAYQQTNLSTGTDQDMVDVSQGSNDQAQSSLSSTDPHLMQNNFLLSNTDLHAAGPGGQTSDPPPNDITLQNTDLYTARPGGQTSSQPPNDTTLQNTQVLTAQMTQSGHFFNSQQALSSSSSDSQQNHQFSNAQYYSLPVVTQPTSISKQDSPVMGHNKQALSSSSSDSQQNHQFSNAQDYNAEGGDTQDSRQHLDQKNIENITTDQTNKSDSQAGKNLHASSAEGQDSISSLDKQMPQDIEMIKRNKSDSQPEKDACKNGDVNTTQSQPQDPQDVTTFKIKVTWPEHFSEIRGTKLQMALQSWFSKNVSVKVSIEKIKLMKDPHWAEVQITPPTALETLKKHKTASLNFKHENMDVTAQIYTDEAHSGTVSQNTFKPDKNRIPSSQIRNSTHVTYAESDDTNNGGDVPAANFAPNEAKSTAQMAAGLNVPLFQFWYFHHIYRKEVEQIEKQHGVSIDSDVSVSISPTKGSSPDCVSKASDDFQKLISKCVDDFSYVDISHNDMDSTIVKETLRNIHSEKTKIMLTRSANNCMFFGPRKLIEMIKREVGTTRLESKLDESQIDVDNNISPQSKSSLDMDTEDLPSHLEMSKAHWDLMNLTYTEQISQLETKYGVSFQKENLQSSLTIKVQARSKEGQYISLESHAIRALTHLYQKLASATVSCKLTKPTYETLVAPMVEKLQQQHYCVVATDVFSSWKLVGLPEHLGPAIADIEKKLQMKVFNNEMKKLIGYSGDIPHVRGIKWNQTPGYEPGAVSGAAWDERVHLRSQSEAVTGFSEESEGNSRNDSKGAHAEEETCIICMDSFTNKGKLKCGHEFCGECIRMSVESLGPICPVCKEVFGKMEGNQPNGAMDVRQMRLSLPGYPQCGTIEIIYSIPNGIQTKKHPNPGKPFHGAVRYAYLPDNHEGNEVLALLRRAFDQKLIFTVGTSTTSGVENAVTWNDIHHKTNISGGPQCYGYPDPDYLKRVKDELKAKGIE
- the dtx3lb.2 gene encoding E3 ubiquitin-protein ligase DTX3L isoform X13 yields the protein MSEEPMEVTQTAYQQTNLSTGTDQDMVDVSQGSNDQAQSSLSSTDPHLMQNNFLLSNTDLHAAGPGGQTSDPPPNDITLQNTDLYTARPGGQTSSQPPNDTTLQNTQVLTAQMTQSGHFFNSQQALSSSSSDSQQNHQFSNAQDYNAEGGDTQDSRQHLDQKNIENITTDQTNKSDSQAGKDSDHMKHQNSTTDQTNKAGSQAGKNLHASSAEGQDSISSLDKQMPQDIEMIKRNKSDSQPEKDACKNGDVNTTQSQPQDPQDVTTFKIKVTWPEHFSEIRGTKLQMALQSWFSKNVSVKVSIEKIKLMKDPHWAEVQITPPTALETLKKHKTASLNFKHENMDVTAQIYTDEAHSGTVSQNTFKPDKNRIPSSQIRNSTHVTYAESDDTNNGGDVPAANFAPNEAKSTAQMAAGLNVPLFQFWYFHHIYRKEVEQIEKQHGVSIDSDVSVSISPTKGSSPDCVSKASDDFQKLISKCVDDFSYVDISHNDMDSTIVKETLRNIHSEKTKIMLTRSANNCMFFGPRKLIEMIKREVGTTRLESKLDESQIDVDNNISPQSKSSLDMDTEDLPSHLEMSKAHWDLMNLTYTEQISQLETKYGVSFQKENLQSSLTIKVQARSKEGQYISLESHAIRALTHLYQKLASATVSCKLTKPTYETLVAPMVEKLQQQHYCVVATDVFSSWKLVGLPEHLGPAIADIEKKLQMKVFNNEMKKLIGYSGDIPHVRGIKWNQTPGYEPGAVSGAAWDERVHLRSQSEAVTGFSEESEGNSRNDSKGAHAEEETCIICMDSFTNKGKLKCGHEFCGECIRMSVESLGPICPVCKEVFGKMEGNQPNGAMDVRQMRLSLPGYPQCGTIEIIYSIPNGIQTKKHPNPGKPFHGAVRYAYLPDNHEGNEVLALLRRAFDQKLIFTVGTSTTSGVENAVTWNDIHHKTNISGGPQCYGYPDPDYLKRVKDELKAKGIE
- the dtx3lb.2 gene encoding E3 ubiquitin-protein ligase DTX3L isoform X19, encoding MSEEPMEVTQTAYQQTNLSTGTDQDMVDVSQGSNDQAQSSLSSTDPHLMQNNFLLSNTDLHAAGPGGQTSDPPPNDITLQNTDLYTARPGGQTSSQPPNDTTLQNTQVLTAQMTQSGHFFNSQQALSSSSSDSQQNHQFSNAQYYSLPVVTQPTSISKQDSPVMGHNKQALSSSSSDSQQNHQFSNAQNLHASSAEGQDSISSLDKQMPQDIEMIKRNKSDSQPEKDACKNGDVNTTQSQPQDPQDVTTFKIKVTWPEHFSEIRGTKLQMALQSWFSKNVSVKVSIEKIKLMKDPHWAEVQITPPTALETLKKHKTASLNFKHENMDVTAQIYTDEAHSGTVSQNTFKPDKNRIPSSQIRNSTHVTYAESDDTNNGGDVPAANFAPNEAKSTAQMAAGLNVPLFQFWYFHHIYRKEVEQIEKQHGVSIDSDVSVSISPTKGSSPDCVSKASDDFQKLISKCVDDFSYVDISHNDMDSTIVKETLRNIHSEKTKIMLTRSANNCMFFGPRKLIEMIKREVGTTRLESKLDESQIDVDNNISPQSKSSLDMDTEDLPSHLEMSKAHWDLMNLTYTEQISQLETKYGVSFQKENLQSSLTIKVQARSKEGQYISLESHAIRALTHLYQKLASATVSCKLTKPTYETLVAPMVEKLQQQHYCVVATDVFSSWKLVGLPEHLGPAIADIEKKLQMKVFNNEMKKLIGYSGDIPHVRGIKWNQTPGYEPGAVSGAAWDERVHLRSQSEAVTGFSEESEGNSRNDSKGAHAEEETCIICMDSFTNKGKLKCGHEFCGECIRMSVESLGPICPVCKEVFGKMEGNQPNGAMDVRQMRLSLPGYPQCGTIEIIYSIPNGIQTKKHPNPGKPFHGAVRYAYLPDNHEGNEVLALLRRAFDQKLIFTVGTSTTSGVENAVTWNDIHHKTNISGGPQCYGYPDPDYLKRVKDELKAKGIE